The following coding sequences lie in one Haematobia irritans isolate KBUSLIRL chromosome 3, ASM5000362v1, whole genome shotgun sequence genomic window:
- the LOC142229123 gene encoding uncharacterized protein LOC142229123: MKANKIFGVLVISLLLVSALEPTPSSATKVIFYGPPKILHSQLLAMQSRKAPCPKGKVRDHRNNCRRALTFSRSDPR; this comes from the exons ATGAaagccaataaaatttttggagttTTAGTTATTTCTCTACTCCTGGTTAGTGCATTGGAGCCCACACCCAGTTCGGCAACAAAAGTCATATTCTATGGACCTCCAAAAATTCTACATTCTCAGCTCTTGGCAATGCAGTCTCGTAAGGCCCCTTGCCCTAAGGGTAAAGTAAGGGATCATCGTAATAATTGCCGAAGAGCTTTAACATTTAGCCGAT cggACCCACGATGA